TCCAATAGATATATCGATATCCATCACACtactttcaatttcatcacCACATAATTTGCGATAGCTTCCATCGTATTATCACATCTTATCAACCTATCAACACCGTAAAGTATCATAATATCACAATATCATATCACCATATCATAGATTGCCATTCGTATCATGCCACCAAGAATTTCCTATACTTACCTGGAGAGAAAACACTGTTGGATAAATCGTAACCAGTGCCGATTGAAGTCTAGACGTTAGTAACATTTTCTAACTAAATTGGATTCTTTTCACTTCAGATACATACCATTGTAGGATTGAACTGGATAAATGTCTATATGAGATATAACAACCGCAATTGATGGCTGAAAGAATACAGACTgcttcttgaaattgttaGATCGCCACCGCTCAGAACTTATGTTGGTTGTGATTATGTCAGCGGTGCGCCTATGGATTTTTAACTAGGCGGTCTTAAGTATGCGACCTTAACTatgtatttttcactctaCACAATTTCCCGTACGAAGGCTACACCAAGTGAAACTGCTGTGGTAGAAAACAGTCTCTGTGTTCTGTTTTGCGATCTTGTCTCACGAGTCAGAATGGCCATACAGTTGAAGTGGCCCATTCTCGGAGTCATTGTATGTATCTCGGCTGTCTGATTGGTTGTGAATATGGctaattcttcttcactaaTGATCtccaagaaagaagacttggagtGCTGTTCAATTCAAAGATATGGTACTTATGATCCTTTCATTCTCAAATATTCACATTGATCCAGTTGTCTCGTGATTTCTATCTTATTGTCCTGGATTCTTGTTAGTCTATGAATCAGAATGAGATCAAAttgattctgatttcaaTTCGTGATCTATCATTTTCATGAATGCCAGGGGCAATCCTAGTCTGTTACGTGTTCCCGATCACATATTTCAATTCCCAGTCATCGTGTCATGTCTGTCATATACGTCCAATTATGTCACACCCATCGTATCATCAAATCTTTCTTACTAACTAGCTCCAGATCCCATGTATTCTCATTGCGGGAATCGGCTACGGGGCCCATTTCTTCGTATTCAGCCGTCACATGTCCTTAGTAGACCAGATCTGGTTTCAGGTTTATATGACTATGGTATGGATCTCGTATATTCTCGCTATAGTGAAAGACCCTGGCTCTCCACCCAAAAACTTTCAGCCCAATCTGGGCGAATGGAGAAGGTGGTGCAAAAAGTGCCAAAATTATAAGCCAGAAAGAACCCATCATTGTAAAACTTGTAACAAGTGTGTTCTCAAAATGGACCACCACTGTCCCTGGACATACAATTGCGTTGGCCATGGAAATATTGCTCACTTCTTAAGATTTCTCTTATGGGTTATTTTCACTACAGGCATAACTTTCGTGGAATTGAGCAAGCGAGCCGTTCAGTATTACAAAGACTCAGACTTGCCATCTTATCTCATCAGTAAGTCGGAGATGTTTGCTGTGATTTTCTTGCTTCCTGTCGACTTTTTCGTGCTTGCTTCAATCACAGTTTTGCTTATACGTTGTGTCAAGGATATGTTTTTTATGGGCATGACCCAGATAGAGGGGTgggaaatggaaagaatcGAATCACAGTTCCACACCGAACGTATGTGGGCTCGGatcagaagaaactacTATAAATTGC
This window of the Scheffersomyces stipitis CBS 6054 chromosome 6, complete sequence genome carries:
- a CDS encoding zinc finger family protein (go_function metal ion binding), with the translated sequence MAIQLKWPILGVIIPCILIAGIGYGAHFFVFSRHMSLVDQIWFQVYMTMVWISYILAIVKDPGSPPKNFQPNSGEWRRWCKKCQNYKPERTHHCKTCNKCVLKMDHHCPWTYNCVGHGNIAHFLRFLLWVIFTTGITFVELSKRAVQYYKDSDLPSYLISKSEMFAVIFLLPVDFFVLASITVLLIRCVKDMFFMGMTQIEGWEMERIESQFHTERMWARIRRNYYKLHGKELPRLTSWNRTQRYYENTKDENTVNDDANDNDQSGVPEEFTTDDLIFPYDRGLWKNIIDSCGMPWTWILPWGGPSSDGYHFDKTEFMDEDQLGLPWPPDGGHQDIEVEEPDVSQMVVGNRTNIKMLKKRLDPRSTMKRTEWRSDAGETLDDLGVDVEAEDEDELMVKVQ